GATCGCCCCCAATCAGCACCAGGGAACCCGGCACAATTCCACCCCCCAGAACCCGATCAAGTTCTAGATAGCCTGAACTAAATCGCTGCGTTGGATTATCAGCAATTTGAGCCAGCGTTAAAGCCGATACCGCCTGCGGTGGAGCTGGAGCACGTCGCTTTTTTGAAGAGCGCTGATTAACCAAACGCGCACCGTCTGTCGTTGAAGTTATGGGTTCAACGACCTGCTCTACAAGCGTATTCCAGGCATGGCAGGCCGGACATTTACCAAAGTATTGGGGCGAAGATGCACCACATTCTTGACAAACATATTGCGATCTTGATTTAGCCATACACTTCGTAATAAAAAACGAAATCTTAAATATTCCTGAAACGATTATGCCTAAAGGAGTTTATCGTTTTCAACTGACATTAATGTCATGGTAACTTAGGGTAAGCGATCAAAAATTTAACCTTTTGACAGAACTTGAGATGAAGGAGTATTAAAAAAATTGGACTCGAATAAAGAAAGAATACTCGTTGTTGACGATGAAGCCAGCATCCGCCGGATTCTCGAAACTCGACTGTCTATGATTGGCTATGATGTCGTGACCGCCGCCGATGGTGAAGAAGCCATCGAAACCTTTCATGACGCCATCCCCGATCTAGTGGTGCTAGACGTGATGATGCCGAAGCTAGACGGCTATGGGGTCTGTCAAGAGCTGCGTAAAGAATCTGATATCCCGATCATCATGCTGACGGCACTGGGTGATGTCGCCGATCGGATTACAGGTCTGGAGCTAGGGGCCGATGATTATGTGGTTAAGCCTTTCTCTCCCAAAGAGCTAGAAGCTCGCATTCGCTCCGTGCTCCGTCGCGTGGGCAAAAACGGTGCGCCAGGAATCCCCAGCTCCGGTGTGATCGGGGTTGCCAACCTCCGCATTGATACCAACAAGCGCCAGGTTTACAAGGGCGATGAGCGCATTCGTTTAACTGGCATGGAGTTCAGCCTCTTAGAACTGTTGGTCAGTCGATCCGGCGAAGCCTTCTCTCGCTCCGAAATCCTGCAGGAAGTTTGGGGCTATACTCCTGAGCGTCATGTGGACACGCGGGTAGTGGATGTTCACATTTCACGACTGAGGGCCAAACTCGAAGAAGATCCGAGCAATCCAGAACTAATTCTCACCGCTCGGGGAACGGGCTATCTATTCCAGCGGATTATCGAAGCAGGCGAAGTGGGCTAACCTCTATCACTCTAGGCAAGATCTAAATTTTGCGGTGCGATATCCTGGGGCAAGCAGCGTTCAGTTAGGCATTTGTTTTTTAGCGTCGTTATTCCTACCTATAACCGTCTGCCCATTCTGCAGAAGTGTTTGAAGGCACTTGCTCAGCAAGATCTCGCTCCTGAGCACAGCTATGAAGTCGTGGTCGTAGATGACGGGTCAACGGATGACACCGTTGTCTGGCTCCGACAAGAAATGCCTGATATTCAGCTCTACGAACAGGCCCATAAAGGACCGGCTGCCGCTCGCAATCTTGGGGTTCAGAAGGCCGACGGCGACACTATTATTTTTATCGACAGTGATTTGGTGGTCACTGAAGCTTTCTTGTCAGCCCATGCCCTTGCTTTGACGACAGCTCAAGCAAGACTGAGACATGAGCGGATTTTTACCTACGGTCGGGTTATCAATACCTGCAACTTTGACGAGCCGACGACCGAGCCTTATACGCTGACTGATTTTTCTGCGGCCTACTTTGCGACGGGGAATGTTGCTATTGCCCGTCACTGGCTAGAAAAAGCGGGCCTTTTCGACGAACAGTTTCAGCAGTATGGCTGGGAGGATTTAGAGCTGGGCGTCCGGCTCAAAAAGTTAGACCTCAAGCTGATCAAAGTTCCTGAAGCCGTTGGCTACCACTGGCATCCACCCTTTTCGCTACAGGAAATTCCAAAGCTGATTGACCGAGAAATGCAGTCAGGCCGGATGGGGCTATTGTTTTACCAAAAGCATCCCACTTTGAACGTGCGGATGATGATTCAAATGACCTGGATTCACCAACTCCTGTGGGGAAGTTTGACCTTAGGGGGCAGATTAAACGAAAAAACCCTAGGACCGCTGCTCCAGTGGCTCATCGATCGCGGGAAATCTCAAATGGCCTTGGAAGTGGCGCGCATTTTCTTAAACTGGTACAACCTCAAAGGGCTCTACGCCGCAAAGGCCAAGCTAGAGTAGATTTTATCGTGATAGCATATGGGCCTTGCCGAATATACGTTTTCAAGAGAATAATGGAGATCACGTTTAAGCCTGCACCTCTGCGTTCAGCCCAGAGCTGGCTTCTATCTGGGAAAATATTAAGGACGCCGAGTGGTCAGCAGATTGATCTTTCGCAGTTGATTGGGGGGCACTTCACCGATCTACCCTCCAAAAGATTCTGGATTTCGGAGTTTCAGTTATCGACCGAATCAGACAAAGTTTCGATCAAGTGCAACGACGTGAAAACGGGCATTCAGCGCCACAACTATTACACATTGGTTTTTGAGGTTGTTGAGTGTCTTAAGCTCCATAACCCAAATGTAAGAATCAGACGAGGCACCAGCCGCCTGTTCAACATCATGTTTGCAGCTATTGGCCTCATTCCCTTGGGCTTTGGCCTCAGCTTTATCATTAGTGCATTACAGAATGGTAACGATGGGTTTGGGATCGGCTTCGGCGTCTTTTTCCTGTTGCTCGCGGCTTTTATTGTCTGGTGCGCCTCACCGTGGCAAAAGCCACCTGTTTCTACACCTACTGAGCTTCAAGAATGGCTCCGCAGCTGGGTTGGGGGGCGACCAGACGGTCTGCCTCCGGGCTGAGTCATAAATACAAACTCTCGTGTGCATCCTATATGCAGAAGCATGGGCGGCTTGTCTAATGATCAAAGCAGTCTCTTGCATCGGTGCCGTTGAGAGTTGGAAACCACCGTGTTTGACCACATACACACCACAAACGATGTTGTTGCTGGACGCTACCGTATTGTTAGCTCCCTCGGCCAAGGCAGTTCTGGAACGACCTATGAAGCAGAGGACGTGCAAACCTATCAGAGAGTCGCTCTCAAAGTCATGTCTTTTCGGGGAATGCAGGGCTGGAAGCAGTTAGAACTATTTGAGCGTGAAGCTCAAGTTCTTTCCCATCTTGAGCATCCGGGAATTCCGCAGTATCTGGACTACTTCCAGGTTGATAGTGACCGCGATCGCCTCTTTTATCTCGTACAGGCTTTAGCACCGGGTCGATCGTTGGCTGCGTTAGTCGAGAGAGGTTGGCAGTCAACAGAGGCTGAGACGAAACGGATTGCCTCTGAGGTGCTAAATATCTTGATCTATCTACATGGCCTGACGCCACCCATCATTCATCG
The genomic region above belongs to Acaryochloris thomasi RCC1774 and contains:
- a CDS encoding glycosyltransferase family 2 protein produces the protein MFFSVVIPTYNRLPILQKCLKALAQQDLAPEHSYEVVVVDDGSTDDTVVWLRQEMPDIQLYEQAHKGPAAARNLGVQKADGDTIIFIDSDLVVTEAFLSAHALALTTAQARLRHERIFTYGRVINTCNFDEPTTEPYTLTDFSAAYFATGNVAIARHWLEKAGLFDEQFQQYGWEDLELGVRLKKLDLKLIKVPEAVGYHWHPPFSLQEIPKLIDREMQSGRMGLLFYQKHPTLNVRMMIQMTWIHQLLWGSLTLGGRLNEKTLGPLLQWLIDRGKSQMALEVARIFLNWYNLKGLYAAKAKLE
- the rpaB gene encoding response regulator transcription factor RpaB; amino-acid sequence: MDSNKERILVVDDEASIRRILETRLSMIGYDVVTAADGEEAIETFHDAIPDLVVLDVMMPKLDGYGVCQELRKESDIPIIMLTALGDVADRITGLELGADDYVVKPFSPKELEARIRSVLRRVGKNGAPGIPSSGVIGVANLRIDTNKRQVYKGDERIRLTGMEFSLLELLVSRSGEAFSRSEILQEVWGYTPERHVDTRVVDVHISRLRAKLEEDPSNPELILTARGTGYLFQRIIEAGEVG